The sequence TGCGGAGGTGACGCTGGGCGAGCAGTGAGGAGGGGACACCGCCCCTCCTCACCCCTCCCGTCGGGCTACGACGCGTCGGCGTGCAGGTTCATCGGGCCGTAGATCTCGGTGTTCTCCTCGAACAGCCGTACCTGGTCCGCGCCGCCCTCCAGCAGCGCCTTCCAGTACTCGCCGATCCAGGACTCGGCGTCGCCCTGGGTGGTGAAGTCCTCCGGCTGCACCGCGGGCTGGACCTCCGTCCCGTCGGCCTTCTCGAACCGCCACGTCCATGCCGTCATGTGAGCCTCCTTTGATCCACGTCGCCGTCCGAGCGTATTCGCTCCGCGGGGTCGGCCGTTAGATCACCTCAGGTCGTGCCGAGAACTGCGGGCCGGTGGGGGCTGGTCGCTCCCCCGAGTTCTCGGCTTCGCTCGAACCCGGGGGGGACCCCATCGCGGCGGAGCCGCACATCGATACGGCCCCGCGCCCCTTAGGGCGCTGCGGATGAGCGGCGCCTGCGAGGACGGGTGAAAATCGATCTCGTGGAAGTGACTTTGCTCGGTACCGGTGCTCCTGCGGGGCTGCCCCGCCCCGACTGTCCCTGTGCGGTGTGTGCGAGCGCGTTGGGGGCGGACGCGCGGGCGGCCACCGCGTTGCTGGTGGACGGGACGCTGCTGCTCGATCTGACGCCGGGGGCGGCGTTCGCGGCCGCGCGGTCCGGGCATTCGCTGGGCGGGGTACGGCAGGTGCTGCTGTCGCATCCGCACGACGGGCCCGCGATGGAGGTGCCGGCCGGGCTGCCGCAGCCCGGGCGGGTGCCGGACGGGCGGGAGTTGGCGCTGCTGACGGGGCATCGGGTGCGGGCCGTGGCGATGGACGCGGGCGGCACCGGGTACGCGGTGACCGGGCCGGACGGTCAGCGGCTGCTGTACCTGCCGCCGGGCGGGGCGCCGGCCGGTCTGGAGGAGGCCACGGCGGAGACGTACCACATGGTGCTGGCCGACGTCGTGGGCCGCCCGGACGCGCTGGCCCGGCTGCGGGCGGTCGGTTCCCTCACGCCTACGACGGATGTGATCGCCGTTCATCTGGACCACGACGTGCCGCAGGGCGCCGAGGTACGGCGGCGGCTCGCGGCGGCGGGGGCGCGGGCCGTGCCGGACGGTACGACGCTGGTGGTCGGGGCGTACGAGGAGGTGCCGGACGTGCCGCGGCGGACGCTGGTGCTGGGCGGGGCGCGCTCGGGGAAGTCGGTGGAGGCCGAGCGGCGGCTGGAGGCGTTCCCCGAGGTGCTGTACGTGGCGACGGGCGGCACGCGCGGCGGCGACACCGAGTGGGCGGAGCGGGTGGCCGCGCACCGGGAGCGGCGGCCGGGGTCCTGGCGTACGACGGAGACGACCGATCTGGTGCCGCTGCTGGCCGTGGAGGGGCCGCCGCTGCTGATCGACTGTCTGTCGCTGTGGCTGACGGACGCGATGGACGAGGTCGGGGCGTGGGACGACGCGGAGTGGGCGGACGGCGGCGAGAAGGCACTGCGCGAGCGGGTGCGGGAGCTGATGTCGGCGGTGCGGGCCACTCGGCGGACCGTGGTGGCCGTGTCCAACGAGGTGGGTTCCGGGATCGTGCCGGCGACGGCGTCCGGGCGGCGGTACCGGGATGAACTCGGACGGCTGAACGCGGCGTTCGCGAGTGAGTGCGAGCAGGTGCTGCTGGTGGTGGCGGGGCAGGCTGTGGTGCTGCGGGGCTGAGAAGGCCAAGAGCCCCGAAGGGGCGCGGGGCTGTATCGATGTGCGGCTCCGCCGCGATGGGGGTCCCCCCGGGTTCGAGCGAAGCCGAGAACTCGGGGGAGCGACCAGCCCCCGCCGGGCCGCGGTCAGCCGACGGCGTCCGTCCCCTTCCGGGCCACGACCCGGTACGCGTTGGAGACGCGGGTGAGGCCGGACAGGGGGGCGAGAAGGTGGTCCACGGCCGAGGCCAGCGCCAGCGCGGGCGCTGCGGGGGCTCTCAGGATCGGGTGGAAGTGGGCCAGCACCAGGGAGAGCGCCGCTGAGAGGTCGTAGGGGATGTGGGGGGCTCTGCGGTCCGTGACGAGGACCGTGCAGCCCTGGGCCTCCAGTTCCGCGCGCAGGTTGGCCAGGGGCATCAGGTGGAGGTGGCGGGGCTGGCCGTAGGGCAGCCACCATCTGCCGAGCAGTGTGGCGAACGCGCAGCGCGGGTCGGGGACTTCGACCACGAGGTGGCCGCCGGGACGCAGCGCGGTGAGGGCGGCGCGCAGTTCGGCGCGGGGGTCGGGGGCGTGTTCCAGGTGGTGGAACATGCTGAGCACGTCGTAGCGGGCGCGCAGCCGGGCCGCCATCCCCGGGGTGGTCAGATAGCCGCGGTGGGCCTCCTCGACCCGGCCCTCCAGCAGCGCCTGTTCCACACGGGCGGTCGGGTCCAGACCGTCGAAGCTGGTGTAGGGGAAGAACTCCTTCGCCGCCTCCGGGAAGCGGGCGTGGCCCGTGCCCACGTCCAGCCAGCTCTCCGGCTCGTGCAGCGCCGACAGCGCGTGGGCCGTGGCGCGGTGGCGGCGGCGGACCGCACCGGCGGAGAGGATGCGGGCGGCGAACTCCTCCAGGTGCCGTTCGTAGAAGTCCCGGTGGTAGAAGGCGAGGCCCTCCGCCGTGAGCCGGGGGTTCTGGAAGGCGTGGCGGCAGTCGCGGCACTCGTCGACGGCGAAGGTGCCCGGCCGGTGCCGCAGCGGGTCGGTGGCGCGCATCCGGGTGCGCAGGCGCGGGGATCCGCACCACGGGCAGTCCTCGCGGTGCGGCTCCTGGAAGGGGTCGTTCGGGCCGGTGGCCCGCGGGGCGAGGGGCGAGGGCGGCATGGGCGGCTCCCTTTGCGACATTCCGCTGCAAACCGGAACGTATGGGATCCCGATCTTGGGTGCAAAGACGTCGCGAGGGTGTGGTGGCGGTGTGGCGCGGAAGGCGTCGATCGCTGCCGGTACTGTTCGGCGAATGAGCAGCCTTAATCTGGACGACTTCACCGATCTGATCGAGCGCCCGGACGGTGGCGTGCGCCGTGACGCCGAGGCCCGGCGGGAGCGCCAGATCGTGCCGCCCGGGGCGCTCGGGCGCCTGGACGAGCTGGGCGAGTGGCTGGCCGCCGCGCAGAGTGCCGTACCGGTGCGGACGGTCGAGCGGCCGCGGGTGGTTCTGTTCGCCGGTGACCACGGGATCGCCGGACTCGGTGTCTCGGCGCGGCCCGCGGGCAGCGCCGCGGAGCTGGTGCGGGCGGTGCTGGAGGGGGGCAGCGCGGTGTCGGTGCTCGCGCGCCGCCTCGACGTGCCGGTGCGGGTCGTGGACATGGCTCTGGACTGCCCGCCGGACGCCTTCCCGGAGGACGTCGTACGCCACCGGGTACGGCGTGGCAGCGGTCGCATCGACATCGAGGACGCGCTCACCCCGGACGAGGCCGAGGCGGCCTTCCGGGCGGGTGTCGCCGTCGCCGACGAGGAGGCCGACTCGGGGACGGACCTGGTGGTGCTCGGTGATGTGAGCGTGGGCGGGACCACGGCGGCCGCCGTGCTGATCGCCGCGCTGTGCGGGACCGACGCGTCGGTGGTGACCGGGCGGGGCGGGCAGGCCATCGACGACCTGGCGTGGATGCGCAAGTGCGCGGCGATCCGGGACGCGCTGCGCCGGGCGCGGCCGGTGCTCGGGGATCAGCTGCAGCTGCTCGCGACCGTGGGCGGGGCCGATCTGGCCGCGATGACCGGGTTCCTGCTGCAGGCGGCGGTGCGGAAGCTGCCGGTGATCCTGGACGGTGTGGTCGCCGCCGCGTGTGCGCTGGTCGCCCAGCGGGTGGCGTTCCGGGCGCCGGACTGGTGGCTGGCCGGGCACGACAGCGGGGAGCCCGGGCAGGCGAAGGCGCTGGACCGGATGGCGCTGGAGCCGTTGCTGGAGCAGGGCGTGAAGGTCGGCGAAGGGGTGGGGGCGCTGCTGGCGCTGCCCCTGGTGCGGGCCGCCGCCGCGCTGGCCGCCGAACTGCCCGAGAAGGCTCCGGAGGAGGCCGGGGAGGACAAGGAGAAGGCGGCGGAGCAGGCGGACGAACAGGCGGACGAGTAGCGGGCCCCACGCCCGAGCCGGCGCCGCCGGACCGCAACCGGCCGAACCGGGCGTTCTCGTGCGGGCGAAGCCGCGCGGCGACGGTGAGGGCGTCAGCCGGACCGGTGGGAAAAGTGTGGTTCGCCGGGGCAGCCCCATATGATCCTCCCCCATGGGAGATGCCCGAATTGCCGTGGAGCAGCAGGCCGAGCCGGAACGGGCCGGTGAGCAGGGGCGGCGGTCCACCGGGGCTTCACAGCGGGCCGCCGCCTTCGCCGTCTGGTACTTGAGAGCCGTCGCCTTCGTCAACTTCCTCAGCGCGGTGTGGGTGTCACTGGGCCAGGACGTGCGCCGGCACAACCAGGAGAACTTCTTCACGCCGTACCTGCTGACCGCCGGGTTCGCCTCGGGCGTCTTCACCGCGTTCCTCGCGATCACCATGCGGCGGCGCAAACGGGCCGCATGGATCCTGAACCTGGTGCTCAGCGGGTCCTTCCTGGCCCTGTTCGCCTTCGCGATGGCGTTCCCCGAGATCAGACAGTACGCACAGAACTGGATCTCCCTGGTCCTGACGGCGGCCTTCGTCGCGGCCCTGCTGACCGGGCGGCGGGAGTTCTACGCCAAGGGCGACCGGTCCAATCCACGGCTCGCCGCGACGGTCGCCGTCGGCGGCGGGCTGCTCGCCTCGCTGCTGGCCGGGGTCCTGGTGACGATCACCAACCAGGCGCCGGACGCGGCCCGTTCGACGTTCCTGGAGCGCTGGCACTACGGCACCCTGCGGCTGGTGTCGGTGGCCGCGGACGAGAACCACTTCCCGGGGATCGAGCCGCCCAACTGGGTCAATGTGGCGATCAACGTGCTCAGCACGATCCTCGTCCTCGCCGTCTTCTACGCCGCCTTCCGCTCCCGGCGGGCCGTCGACCCGCTCACCGAGGACGACGAGACACGGCTACGGGCCCTGCTGGAGCGGCACGGCGAGCGGGACTCGCTCGGCTACTTCGCGCTGCGCCGGGAGAAGAGCGTGGTGTGGTCGCCGACGGGCAAGGCGGCCGTCGCCTACCGGGTGCTCGGCGGGGTGAGCCTCGCCTCCGGGGATCCGCTGGGTGACCCGGAGGCGTGGCCGGGGGCGATCGCGCCGTGGCTGGCCGAGGCGCGGGCGCACGGGTGGATCCCGGCGGTGATGGGGGCGGGCGAGGAAGCGGGGACGGTCTACGCCCGGCACGGGCTCGACGCGCTGGAACTCGGCGACGAGGCGATCGTGGAAGTGGCCGAGTTCACCCTTGAGGGACGGGCGATGCGGACCGTCCGGCAGGCCTACAACCGGGTCGGACGGGCCGGGTACGAGGTGCGCATCCGGCGGCACGCGGACATCCCGGCACACGAGATGGCGTACCTGATCGAGCGCGCGGACGACTGGCGGGACGGGGCGACCGAACGCGGCTTCAGCATGGCGCTCGGCCGGCTCGGGGACCCCGGGGACGGGCAGTGCGTGATGCTGGAGTGCACGGACGCCGAGGGGACGCTGCGCGCGCTGCTCTCCTTCGTGCCCTGGGGACCGCAGGGCCTGTCCCTGGACCTCATGCGGCGCGACCGGGACTCCGAGAACGGGCTGATGGAGTTCATGGTCATCGAGCTGTTGCGCCGGGCCGGCGAGATCAAGATCACCCAAGTCTCACTCAACTTCGCGGTGTTCCGGTCGGTCTTCGAACGTGGCGCGCGCCTCGGTGCCGGTCCGGTGCTGAGGCTGTGGCGGTCGCTGCTCAGCTTCTTCTCCCGCTGGTGGCAGATCGAGTCGCTGTACCGCGCCAACGCCAAGTACCGGCCCATCTGGGAGCCGCGGTTCCTGCTCTTCGAGAAGAGCGCGGACCTGCTGCGCATCGGCCTCGCCGCGGCCCGCGCGGAGGGCTTCCTGGAGGCGCCGGGACTGCCGAAATGGCTGCACCGCAGGCACCTGGAAACGCACCGATGAGGAACCCTTGATGAGGACGCTCGCCCGCTGGGCCCATGCCGAGTGGGGGCTGCTGTACGTCACCGTGCGCGAGCCCCTGCTCAAACGGAGCCTGCGGGCGGCTCCGATGACGTTCTGGGCGGTGTGCCTGACCGCGCTCCTGCAGTACGTGCAGAACCGGCCGTGGGGCTATCAGTTCGTGCAGAACGTGGGTGCGGTACGGGCCGAGGACCCGCTGGGGCTGGCCCTGCTGCGCACGCCCCTGTCGCTGTTCGTCCCGGCGCTCGACCTTCCGGTGTGGGGTGCGCTGGCGCAGATCCTGCTGGTGTTCGGGATCGCCGAGATCTGCCTGGGCTGGTGGCGGACGCTGACCATCGCCTACGTCGCCACGCTCGCCGGGACGCTGTACGCGCGCCTCGGCATCGCGCTCGGCCCGCACGCCCCCTTCGGCCTTCCCTGGACGGACGCGCAGGTCGTGGACACCGGTCCGTCGGCGGCCGTGGTGGGGCTCGCCGTGTTCGTGGCGTGGCGGTACGGCGCCTACGTGACGGCGGGCGCGGTGACCGTGGCGATGGTCGCCGAGGTGCTGATCAAGGAGAACCTGGCGGGCAAGGAGCACCTGGCCGCGCTGATGGCCGTGGGGACGCTGTGCCTGCTGGCCGCGGCGCGGCACCGGTACGGGCGCCGGCTGCGGCCGCGTCACCGGTGGCCGGGCAGCCGTACCGGGCGCGGGTCGGGCTTGCCGCCGATCCAGTCCTGAAGGATGCGCCGGGGCCGGGCCCAGCGGCGGTCGTGGCGGTAGGCGCGCAGGGCGGCCTTGGCGCGGGCGCGGGGCCTGCGGCCGTAGAAGCGGCGGGCCCAGAGGGAGCCGGGGCGGGCCAGGCGGACGGCGCCGACGAACGCGATCAGGGGCACGATCACGCCGAAGATCGCGACGCGGGTCTTGCCCTTGCCCAGCGCGACCAGGGAGCAGAGGAAGTTCGCGCCGATGTTGGCGATGACGGTGCCCCGGTCCTGGAGTTCGTCCGCGGACAGGTCGTTCACGCCGAACGGTGAGAATCCGGCCAGCAGCAGGCCGACCAGGGCGGCGGTGAGCACGACGGCCTCGACGCTCTGGCGGCCCTCCTCGCTCCAGTAGACGTCGGCCAGGTGCAGGATCAGCGCGAACTCGTCCAGGACGAGGCCCGCGCCCATGCCGAACAGGACCGCGGCGACGGCCCCGCCGACGGCGTGCCGGTCGCTGGCGACGGCGCCGAAGCCGCCGACGATCGTCAGGACGACCCCGGGGACCACGTGGTGGATGTGCAGCCCGCCCGCCTCGACGTTGCCGAAGGGCCCCTTGCCGGCCCGGATCATCCGGGTGATGACCCGGGTGACGAGGAAGGTGACGACGAAGGCGGTCAGGGCCAGCAGCAGTGGAAGCTTGCCCGGCTCAAGAATGTTCCGCTCCCACCACTGCCCCATGTGCGCACTTTATCCCCGGGTGCGACAGGGGGTTCTCCGACGGCCCGGTACCCTGCGCCGGTGCTCAAGACCTCCCCTCTCGACGGCCTTCGCTTCGCCTTCGGCACGCTCACCGTGCTGCCCGTCCGGGTGCACCGCTGGGACCGGCAGGCCGCCCGCGGGGGCATGCTGAGCGCCCCGGTGGCCGGACTGGTCGTCGGCGGCTGTGCGGCGGGGCTCGGGCTGCTGCTGCTCTTCCTGGGCGCCGGTGAACCGCTCGCCGCCGTCGCCTCGGTCGCCGTACCGGCGGCGCTGACCCGAGGGCTGCACCTGGACGGGCTCGCGGACACGGCGGACGGGCTGGGCAGCGGCAAGCCCGCCGAGGACGCACTGCGGATCATGAAGCGGTCGGACATCGGGCCGTTCGGAGTGATCACCCTCGTCCTGGTGCTGACGGCCCAGGCCGCCGTACTGGCGCAGCTCTACGGCGACTCCTGGGCGCGCGGCGCCGCGGCGGCGGTGACCTCGGCGGTCGCGGCCCGGCTCGCACTCACCTGGGCCGCCCGCACCGGGGTGCCCGCGGCCCGCCCGGAGGGGCTCGGGGCAGCGGTCGCCGGGGTGGTGCCGGTGCCGGGCGCGCTGGCCGTCGCGGCCGTCTGCACGCTCGCCGCGGCCGCCTGGGGGACGGCCTTCGGCCCGCACGGCGCACTGCGCGCCGCGGCCGCGGTGCCGCTGTCCCTCGCCGCCGCCGAACTCCTGCTGCGCCACTGCACGCGCCGGTTCGGCGGGGTCACCGGTGACGTGTTCGGCGCTCTCGCGGAGACGGCGGCGACGACCGCGCTCGTGGTGCTGTCCCTGGGTCGCTAGGCTCTTAGCCGGTACA is a genomic window of Streptomyces griseochromogenes containing:
- a CDS encoding bifunctional adenosylcobinamide kinase/adenosylcobinamide-phosphate guanylyltransferase, which produces MEVTLLGTGAPAGLPRPDCPCAVCASALGADARAATALLVDGTLLLDLTPGAAFAAARSGHSLGGVRQVLLSHPHDGPAMEVPAGLPQPGRVPDGRELALLTGHRVRAVAMDAGGTGYAVTGPDGQRLLYLPPGGAPAGLEEATAETYHMVLADVVGRPDALARLRAVGSLTPTTDVIAVHLDHDVPQGAEVRRRLAAAGARAVPDGTTLVVGAYEEVPDVPRRTLVLGGARSGKSVEAERRLEAFPEVLYVATGGTRGGDTEWAERVAAHRERRPGSWRTTETTDLVPLLAVEGPPLLIDCLSLWLTDAMDEVGAWDDAEWADGGEKALRERVRELMSAVRATRRTVVAVSNEVGSGIVPATASGRRYRDELGRLNAAFASECEQVLLVVAGQAVVLRG
- a CDS encoding class I SAM-dependent methyltransferase; translation: MPPSPLAPRATGPNDPFQEPHREDCPWCGSPRLRTRMRATDPLRHRPGTFAVDECRDCRHAFQNPRLTAEGLAFYHRDFYERHLEEFAARILSAGAVRRRHRATAHALSALHEPESWLDVGTGHARFPEAAKEFFPYTSFDGLDPTARVEQALLEGRVEEAHRGYLTTPGMAARLRARYDVLSMFHHLEHAPDPRAELRAALTALRPGGHLVVEVPDPRCAFATLLGRWWLPYGQPRHLHLMPLANLRAELEAQGCTVLVTDRRAPHIPYDLSAALSLVLAHFHPILRAPAAPALALASAVDHLLAPLSGLTRVSNAYRVVARKGTDAVG
- the cobT gene encoding nicotinate-nucleotide--dimethylbenzimidazole phosphoribosyltransferase, encoding MSSLNLDDFTDLIERPDGGVRRDAEARRERQIVPPGALGRLDELGEWLAAAQSAVPVRTVERPRVVLFAGDHGIAGLGVSARPAGSAAELVRAVLEGGSAVSVLARRLDVPVRVVDMALDCPPDAFPEDVVRHRVRRGSGRIDIEDALTPDEAEAAFRAGVAVADEEADSGTDLVVLGDVSVGGTTAAAVLIAALCGTDASVVTGRGGQAIDDLAWMRKCAAIRDALRRARPVLGDQLQLLATVGGADLAAMTGFLLQAAVRKLPVILDGVVAAACALVAQRVAFRAPDWWLAGHDSGEPGQAKALDRMALEPLLEQGVKVGEGVGALLALPLVRAAAALAAELPEKAPEEAGEDKEKAAEQADEQADE
- a CDS encoding phosphatidylglycerol lysyltransferase domain-containing protein produces the protein MGDARIAVEQQAEPERAGEQGRRSTGASQRAAAFAVWYLRAVAFVNFLSAVWVSLGQDVRRHNQENFFTPYLLTAGFASGVFTAFLAITMRRRKRAAWILNLVLSGSFLALFAFAMAFPEIRQYAQNWISLVLTAAFVAALLTGRREFYAKGDRSNPRLAATVAVGGGLLASLLAGVLVTITNQAPDAARSTFLERWHYGTLRLVSVAADENHFPGIEPPNWVNVAINVLSTILVLAVFYAAFRSRRAVDPLTEDDETRLRALLERHGERDSLGYFALRREKSVVWSPTGKAAVAYRVLGGVSLASGDPLGDPEAWPGAIAPWLAEARAHGWIPAVMGAGEEAGTVYARHGLDALELGDEAIVEVAEFTLEGRAMRTVRQAYNRVGRAGYEVRIRRHADIPAHEMAYLIERADDWRDGATERGFSMALGRLGDPGDGQCVMLECTDAEGTLRALLSFVPWGPQGLSLDLMRRDRDSENGLMEFMVIELLRRAGEIKITQVSLNFAVFRSVFERGARLGAGPVLRLWRSLLSFFSRWWQIESLYRANAKYRPIWEPRFLLFEKSADLLRIGLAAARAEGFLEAPGLPKWLHRRHLETHR
- a CDS encoding adenosylcobinamide-GDP ribazoletransferase; this translates as MLKTSPLDGLRFAFGTLTVLPVRVHRWDRQAARGGMLSAPVAGLVVGGCAAGLGLLLLFLGAGEPLAAVASVAVPAALTRGLHLDGLADTADGLGSGKPAEDALRIMKRSDIGPFGVITLVLVLTAQAAVLAQLYGDSWARGAAAAVTSAVAARLALTWAARTGVPAARPEGLGAAVAGVVPVPGALAVAAVCTLAAAAWGTAFGPHGALRAAAAVPLSLAAAELLLRHCTRRFGGVTGDVFGALAETAATTALVVLSLGR